In the genome of Nonomuraea sp. NBC_00507, the window GCCCACGTCCAGGCTCTCCAGCTCGGCCAGGTCGCCGCCCTGGCGGCGGATCTCCTGGGCGATGCGGGTGAGCAGCCGGCCGCGCTCGGCCGGCCGCAGGTACGCCCAGCCGGGCGAGACGAGCGCGGCGCCGGCGGCGGCCACCGCGCTGTCGATGTCGGCGGGGCCGCCGCGGGACACCTCGGCGATGGGGGTGCCGCTGGCCGGGTCGACGACGGTGAAGGTGGCCCCGTCACGGGCCGGGACCGTCTTGCCGTCGATGAGCAACTCGCGTACGGAACGGCTGGTCACGGCCGGAGCTCCCCTTCGACCGCGCCGAAGATGACGACCTCGTCACCGGTGCGGACGGTGCGGATGCGGCGCACCCACAGCACGATGCCGTCCTGCGGGGCGCGGATCTCCTCCAGGGTGGCGCCGTAGTGGTCGACGACGCGGCCGATGAGATCGCCCTGCTTGCACTCCTCGCCGGGGTCGGCGTGGCCGAGGAAGAAACCGCCGGCGGCCGTGCGCGCGAAGGTGCCGCTGACCTCCGTGTACGTGTCGAGCAGTTCCGCTTGGCCGTCGATCATGCCGAGGTGCCGCATGATGTTGCGGACGGAGCGCACGTGCAGGGCGACCGTCTCCTCGCGGTAGGTGCCGCCGCCGACCTCGACAGTGATGGCGGGCTTGCCGGCCTGCAGCGCCGACAGGCGGGCGGTGCCGCCCCACTTGCCGCCCTTCCAGATCAGCGGGTGGCCGGCGGCCAGGCCGATGCCGGTGGCCAGCTCCTCGTAGCCGCCCTGGACGATGGTGAGCGGCGCGATCTCGCCGTACGCGCCGCCGGTGTGCAGGTCGACCAGGGCGTCCACGGCCGGGATGACCTGCTCGACGAACGTGGCGGCCAGCCGCAGCGAGTAGGAGCCGTCGGGGTCGCCGGGGAAGATGCGGTTGAGGTTGGCGTGATCCAGGCCGCTGGTGCGGGCGGCGGCCTCGAAGGCGGGGGTGTTCACACAGGGGATGCCGACGAGGGTCCCGCGCAGCGTGGCCGGGTCGGTCTCGGCGAGGACGCGGCGGACGGCCTCCATACCGTCGTATTCGTCGCCGTGCACGCCGCCGTCCACGCACAGGACCGGACCGGGCTCGGCGCCGTTGACCACGATCAGCGGGATGCCCAGCTCGACGCCGTACGTGCTGACGCCGACGGGGATGAGACCCTGGACGCGCTCTCCGGGTGCGCAGCTCACCGGGCCGATGGTGTATGTCACTGGTTTCTACCTTTCGAAGGAAATGAGCCGGTCCGACGCCTCGTCGAGTGTGGCGGCGATGATGTCGGCGATCAGATCGAGCAGGTCGGCTTCGGCGATCAGCGGTGGGGCGATCTGAACCAGCGGGGCGGCCCGGTCGTAGACGCGGGCCAGCAAGCCTGCCTCGCGCAGCCGGCGTGGGATGAGGTCGTGGATGAGCGCCGCCCGCGCCGGCTCGCTGAATGCGCCGTCCTCGCGGTCGCCGGCCAGCTCGACGGCGTAGAAGTAGCCTGCGCCGCGCACGTCGGCGACGATCGGCAGGGCGCCGAGCGCGATCATGCGCTTGGCCAGGTGCTCCTGGTGGGCGCGGACGTTGTCCAGCACCCGGTCGCGTTCCATGATGTCGAGGGCGCGCAGCGCGATGGCGGCGCACAGCGGGTGCCCGGAGAAGGTGTAGCCGTGATTGAGCACCTCGCCCGGCCGGTTCAGCACCTCGGCGACGCGGGTGCTGACCATGGTGGCGCCCATCGGTGCGTAGCCGGCCGTGATGCCCTTGGCCAGGGTGATCAGGTCGGGCCGGGCGCCGTAGCGGTCGCCGCCGAACCACTCGCCGAGCCGGCCGAACCCGGTGATGACCTCGTCGGCGACGAGCAGGAACCCGTACTGGTCGGCCAGGCGGCGCAGCCCTTCCCAGTAGCCCGCGGGCGGGGGGATGCAGCCGCCGCGGTTCTGCACCGGCTCGGCGATGAACATCGCGACGTTCTCCGGGCCCGCCCCTAGGATCGCGGACTCGGCGTCCGCGAGCAGGTGGGCTGTGAACGCGGCGTCGTCCAGCGGCTCCGGCAACAGGGCACGGTTGGTGTTGGCGACGAACGTGGTCGGCACGGCGGGGGGACCGTACGGCTCCTTGAGCTCGGGGTGGTCGGTGAACGACAGGGCGCCCAGGGTGAGCCCGTGGTAGGCGCCGCGCCTGGCCAGCGCCTTGGTCCGGCCGGGCTCGCCGCGCAGCACGTGGTAGCGGCGCACGATCTTCCAGGCGGTCTCGACGGCTTCGGCGCCGCCGCTGCTGAAGAACGTGTGCTCCATCCCGTCAGGGGCGAGGCCGGCGAGCCGCCTGGCCAGTTCCAGGGCCGCCGGGTGCGCGGAGGCGGTCCACAGGGGGCTGTAGCACAGCTCGCGCAGTTGCCGCTCGGCCGCCTCGGCGATCTCGCCGGCGTAGCCGTAGCCGAGTTGGGCGCAGTAGAGCCCGGACATGCCGTCGATGTAGCGGGTGCCGGCCGAGTCGTACACGTAGGGGCCGTCGCCACGGGTCACGACGAACAGCTCCTTGCCGCCCTCGCCGAACGAGCCGTTCGCGGTCATGTTGAGCAGCAGGTGACGCTCCGCTGCCTGGGTGGCGTTCACAGCGCCTCCTCGCCCGGAGCACCGAGGGTCGTGGCGGTTTCGACCGACAGCAGGGCGTTCTGCCGGCCGGAGCCGAGCCAGCGCACCAGCCCGACCAGCACGAGGGCGAGGACGGCGAAGGCGATCAGCAGCGCGCTGACCGCGGTCACGCTGGGGTCGATGTCGAACATCAGGGAGTTGTAGATCTGCACCGGCAGGGTGAGGGTGCCGACGGAGGACAGGAACTGGGAGACGTAGAAATCGTCGAAACTGGTGATGAAGGAGAAGATCGCCGCCGCGACCATCCCCGGTGCGGCCAGGGGGAAGGTGATCCGCCGGGCGATCGTCAGGCGGCCCGCTCCCATGCTCGCCGCGGCGTCCTCCAGGCGTTCGTCGATCCCGCGCAGTGTCGCGATGAGGATCAGTACCGCGATCGGCGAGGCCATCACGGTGTGCCCCAGGGCGATCGCGAGCGGGCTGCCCAGCATCGCGGCGGGTTCGAAGAGCAGGAACAGGCCCAGGGCGGTGACGATGTGCGGGATGACCAGCGGCCCCAGGACCAGGGCGTAGACCGCGGAGCGCAGCGGCAGTTCGCTGCGGGTCAGCGCGGTCGCCGCGGTCACGCCGATGATCAGTGAGAACACGGTGCTGATCGAGGCGATGAGGGCGCTCAGTGACAGCGCGCCCGGCCATTTGCTGCCGTCGGCGAACAGCGCCTGGTACCAGCCGAGCGACCAGGAGTCCGGCGGGAACGCTGCGAAGGCGCTTTTGCTGAACGAGGTGACGATGATCACGACGATCGGCAGCGCCAGGAACAGCAGGATCACGGTGGCGAACGTGGTCAGCGCGATCCGCCCGGCGAGGGTGCTGCGCAGTCCGATCATGATGCGCTCCTCTTCTTCGCCTCGCCGAGAGAGCTGACGAGCTTGACCAGGAGCAGACCGGCGAAGGTCAGCAGCAGCAGGATGACGCCCTCGGCGGCCGCCCCGTTCCACTGGTTCTGCTTCATCACCTGCTGGTTGATGAGGGAGGCGATCATCGTCTGGTTGGGGCCGCCCATCAGGGCCGGGGTGATGTAGTAGCCGAGCGAGAGGATGAAGCTGAGCAGTCCGGCCGTGGCCAGTCCGGGAGCGACCAGGGGAAGGTAGACCCGGCGGAAGATGACCAGGCGGCCGGCCCCCATGCTGGCCGCGGCGGCGAGCAGTCGGCGGTCCACGCCCCGCATCACGCCGTACAGCAGCAGCACGGTGTAGGGCAGCATCACCGCGGTGGTGCCGATGACCACGCCGATCTCGTTGTAGAGCAGCCGGTACGGCGCCCCGGCCGCCCCCAGGCTGACAAGCACCTGGTTCACCAGGCCCTTGTCGCCGAGCATGATGATCCATCCGTAGGTGCGCACCAGGGCGCTGATGAAGTGCGGGACGACGACGATCAGCATGGCCAGGGCGGCCACCAGGGGCCGCAGCCGGGAGATCGCGTTCGCCAGGACGAACCCGATGACCAGGCTGAACAGCGCCGTCTCGGCGGAGATCCGCAGCGTGGTGAACAGCACGGACAGGTTCACGCCCGTCAGCGCGTCGGCGTACCAGTGCAGCGTCAGGGCCCCGTCGAGGTCCTTCACGCTGAGCAGCAGCGTGCTGAAGATCGGGTAGACGAACAGCGCCAGCAGGTAGAGCACGGCCGGCAGGGCGTAGAGGATGCCGATCCGGGTCCTGCGGGAGGCCAGCAGCCGGCGGGGACGGGCGGGGGCGCCGGCGAGGGTGGCGGCCATCGCTCACCCGTCCTGTTCGCTGGGGAAGAGGTTGACGTCGTCGGGATCGGCGCAGATGCCGACCCGCTCGCCGGCGACGGGTCCGTTCTTGGCCGGTGCTTCCAGGCGCAGCAGCGGGGCCTCGGCGCCGTTGATCCGAACGCCGGCACGCACCACACTGCCCACGTACGTCGCGCTCTCCACCGTGCCGGTACAAAAGCCGTCATCCGGTGCGCACACCCGCAGCCGGCCCGGCTGGACGGCGACCTTGACCGGGACACCGGCGGCCAGCTCGTGGCGCCGTGCCTTCAGCAGGCCCCCGCTGCGGTCCAGGCGGACCAGGGTGTGCGCGTCGCTCTGCTGTTCCACGCGGCCGGGCAGGAAGTTGGCCGCGCCCAGGAAGTCGGCGACGAAGGGCGTCTTCGGCCGCTCGAACAGCTCCCGCGGGGTGTCGAACTGCTCGATCCTGCCGTTGCGCATCACCGCGATGCGGTCGGACAGGACCAGCGCTTCTTCCTGGTCGTGCGTCACGTAGATGACGGTCAGGCCGAGTTCCTGCTGGATGGTCTTGATCTCCACCTGGAGCTGGTCGCGCAGCTTCTTGTCCAGCGCGCCCAGCGGCTCGTCCATGAGGATGACCGGCGGCCGGTAGACCAGCGCACGACACAGGGCCACCCGCTGTTGCTGCCCGCCGGACAGCTCGCGCGGCTTGCGGCCGCCGAACCCGGACAGGCCCGCGATCTCCAGCGTCTGCCCGACCCGCCTGCGGATCTCGTCCTTGGGCACGCCACGCAGCTGCAGCGGGAACGCGACGTTCTCGCCGACGGTCATGTGCGGGAAGAGCAGGTACTGCTGGAACACGAAACCGAGGTTTCGCTTCTGCGGGGCCAGCCGGGTCACGTCGCGGTCCCCGACGGTGATGGTGCCGGAATCCGGCTCGCAGAAACCGGCGATCATCATCAGGGTCGTGGTCTTACCCGACCCGGAGGCGCCGAGGAAGGTGACGAACTCCCCGGCGGCGATCTCCATGGACGCTTCGTCGACGGCGACGACGTCCCCGTACGTCTTGCGCAGGGCCACTACCGACAGCGGTTTGCCGGTCGAGGTGGCCGGCTTGGCGCCGGCCACCTCGACGGAGGGTCCGGCCACACCGAACTCAGCCACGAGCCCACCCCAGCCACCGCTTGCTGACGGCCTCTTCGTTCTTCAGCCACCAGTCGGTGTCGGCGTCGAAGCCCTTGTCGTAGTACTGCGGCGCACCGGCCAGGCCGTTGCGGACCTCTTCGCTGATCTTGTCGTAGGCGAGGGGGGAGGAGGGGTTCGTCGGGTAGGTCGTGGCCAGGCGGGCCTGGACGTCGGGACTCATCGAGTAGTCGAAGAGCTGGTAGGCGGCGTCCAGGTTGGGTGCGCCCTTGGAGATGGAGTAGCCCTGGAACTGGCGGCGGGCGCCGTTCAGCTGGGCCGCGACCGGGACCCCCTGCTTGAGCAGGTCGGCCAGGCGGCCATGCCAGACGGTGGTCATCGTCACCTCCTGGCGGGTGAGCAGCATGCCGGGCAGCGGGCCGCTGTCCCAGTACTTCTTGACGTCGGACCTGATCCGATCCATCGCCTTGAAGGCGCGGTCCACATCCAGCGGGTACAGCTGGTCCATCGCGACGCCGTCGGCCAGCAGCGCGAACTCCAGCTCGGGCAGGTCGGCGTCCGGGTTGCACATCGAGCGGCCGCCCTGGAAAGCCTTGGCGTCCCAGAAGTCGGCCCAGGACTCCGGCGTGCGCCCGCCGAAGGCGTCGGTGCGGTAGGCCATGCACTGGGCGTAGAAGCTGTGGGCGACGGCGTACTCGGTGATCAGATTCTCGGGCAGCTGGGCGGTCTTGAGGTTCTTGATCCGGTCGAGGTCCAGCTTCTCCAGGGCGTTCTCGCGGACGAACTTGGCGTGGTCCATCATCGAGTTGTCGATGAGGTCGACCTGGGGGCGACCCTGGTTGATCTGGGCCAGCACCTGTGCGCCGTCGAGGTTGGCGACCTGGACGGTGATGCCGGTCTCCTTGGTGAACGGGTCGTAGATCGCCTTCTTGAGGGCCTCGCCGTAGGCCCCGCCACTGTTGCGGACGGCCACCGTCTTGGCGCCCGAGCCGGTGGAGACGCTGGCACCAGTGGAGCGGCTGGTGCCGGTGCCGCAGGCGGCGAGCGCCGGCAGGGCGGCGAGCGCGGCAGCGCCGCGCAACAGCGCCCGCCTTCCGATCGGTGAATTTGTCATGGCGGTACCTCCGGGGGATGGGGATGGTCGCGGTTCGGGGAGTGGTCAGGCGAGGACGGCGATGGCCGCAAGCTCGGTGCCGGGGACGACGGTGAGGCCGTTCATGCCGTAGATGATCGTTCCGGTGGCCGTGGCGGTGACCTTGTGCTCGGCGCCGTCGACGGGGTCGACGATCCGGCCGATGGCCTGTCCTTCGGTGACCTCGTCGCCGGTGACGGCGTCGGGGTACCACAGGCCGGCCGCGGGTGATTCGACGTCACCCGTCCACACCCATTCGCGTGGCGTGGCCGTCGGCGCGGGAGCCGGTCCGTCGATGGCCCCGAGGTGGTTCAGCAGCCGGTGCAGGGCGTCCAGCAGGGTCCGCACGGTGGCCGGGTCGCGGTCGCCGCGCTGGCCGGTCTCGATGAGGACGGCGGGGATGCCGAGGCGGTTGGCGGCGGCGTGGCTGTTGCCGCCCTCGGCGGAGCGGCCGAACACGACATGCTCGTAGCCCACGGCGTGGGCCATCGCGCGGTTGCTGGCGTCGAGGGCGTCGTCGCCGGTGAGGCGGTAGCCGACGAAGTCGAGCAGGGTCTGGTCGATGCCACCGCTGTGCAGGTCGGCGTAGGCGTCGGCGCCGGTGATGAGGTGCTCGAACAGCCAGGCGGCCATCCGCTCGGTCGGCCCGCCGGCGGGGTCGCCGGGGAAGACCCGATTGATGTTGACGCCGTCGAGCGGCGAGACGTTGAGGCGGCCCCCGTATGCGGCGGGCGGGTTGGCGACGGGGCAGATCGCGATCCGGCCGAGCACGTCGTCAGGCTGGAGCCCGGCCGCGAGCTGAGCGGCGGCGGCGATCCCGGCGAACTCGCCGCCGTGCACCCCGCCGGTGATGACCACGGTGGGGCCGGGACGGGATCCGTGGACGAGGATCAGCGGGACGTCGGCGGTGGTCGTGCCAAGGTCCACGGTGACGGTGCCGCTGGTCTTGGCGCCGGGTTCTGCGGTCAGGATGGCGATGGTCCAGGTCATCTCATACCTCGTTCAGGCGGCCGTGCGGCCGAGGGTCGTCATGAACTCGATGGGCAGGTCGGTGTGGCCGTCCAGGGCCAGGTCGGCGGCGAGGTCGCCCATGGCGGGCGACATCTTGAATCCCTGGCCGGAGAAGCCGGCCAGCAGCACGATGTCGTCGCACCCTGGCAGCGGGCCGACCAGCGGGCGCGTGCTGCCGGTGTAGCCCTCCATGAAGGCGGCGAGCCGCACCGGGTTGGGGTTCAGGCCTGGCAGGTGGCGCCGCACGATCTCCGTGAAGATCTCCAGCTCCTCCGGCGCGACGGCCCTCTCCAGCCGGTTCGGGTCGTCCACGGGCCGGTGGTGGGCCTGGGGCAGGCCGAGCTTGACGGAGAGGCCGTCGGGGGAGGGGATCCCGTAGAAGGGGATGCCGCCCCTGCGGATGAAGGCAGGGCGCTCGTCGCCGGCATGGTGTTCCTCATTGGGCAGGAACCAGGCGCTGATCGCGCGGTAGACGCTCACCTCCCACGGCAGGTCGGGCAGCAGGTCGCCCACCCAAGGGCCCGGAGTGACCACCGCGGCGTCGAAACGTTCGGTGTCGCCGTCCGTGCGGATCTCCACGCCTCCCCCGCCGACCGGGTTGATCTCCCTCACCGGGGTGTAGCGGCGGATCCGGGCACCCAGTTCCTCGGCGCGGCGGGCCGCGGTCTGGACCGACAGCTCCGGGCGGATGTAACCCGCGTGGGGGTCGAGAACCGCCAGGTCGCCGTCGTCGACGCGGAACTGCGGAAAACGCTTGGCCAGCGCCTCGGCGTCGATCAGCTCGTGGTCGAGGCCGTGCTCGGCGATGACGTCCATGATGGTGCGCATCTCGGGGTCGTCGGCCGGTCCCATGAACAGGCATCCCGTGAGCCGGCGCAGCTCCCGGCCGGTCTCCGCCTGCAACTGCTTCCAGAGAGCGTCGGCGTGCCGGACGAGCGGCACGTACCGGCCGTCATCGGTCTGCACGCTACGGAAGACCCGGGTCTCACCGCCGGCGGCGCTGCGGTCGTGGCCGGGGGCGAAGCGGTCGTAGGCGACGACCTCGGCGCCCCGGGCCGCCAGCCGCCAGGCGGCCTGGCTGCCCACCGTGCCAGTCCCGACGACGGCGACACGTTTCCTCGTGGCCATGTGGCTCTCCTTGCCGGATCGTGGTGGTGGGCGGTTCAAGCCGCGGTGCGGCCCACGGTCGACACGAAGTCGATGGGCTGGGAGGAGGTGCCGTCCAGCGCCAGGTCGGCGGCGATGTCGCCGAAGGCGGGCGAGAGCTTGAAGCCGTGGCCGGAGAACCCGGCGAGCAGGATCACGTTCTCGTTGCCGGCGCCGGGCAGCGGGCCGACCAGCGGTCGGCTGCTCTCGGTGTAGCCCTCCATGTAGACGGACAGGCGGGTCGGGTCCGGGTGCAGGTCCGGCAGGTGGCGGCGGAGGAGTTCGGTGAAGATCTCCAGTTCCTCCGGCTGGACGGTGCGGTCCAGCGCGTTGGGGTCGCCGGCCGGGCGGTGCAGGTCGCGCGAGAGCCCGACCTTGACGGAGACGCCGTCCGGGGAGGGCAGGCCGTAGCAGTGCGTGGGCGCCGTACGGATGAAGGCGGGGCGCTCCTCGCCGAACCAGGCGTCGGTGGTGGGCACGTACCAGGCGCTGATGAGGCGGCGGATGTCCACTTCCCACGGCAGGTCGGGGAGGAGGTCGTTCACCCAGGGGCCGACGGTGACGACGACCGCGTCGAAGCGCTCGCTGCCGGAGTCGGTGCTGACCTCGACCCCTCCGGCAACCGGGGTGATCTCCCGCACTGGCGTGTAGCGGTGGATGCGGGCACCCAGCTGCTCGGCGCGGCGGGCCGCGGTCTGGACCGTCAGCTCGGGCCGGATGAGGCCCGCGCGGCGGTCGAGCACGGCGGCGTCACCGTCCTCCAGACGGTATTGAGGGAAGCGCTTGGCCAGCGCCTCGGCGTCGATCACCTCGTGGTCGAGGTCGTGCTCGGCGATGGACTCGAGGACGGTGGCCATCTGGTGGTGCTCGGTCGGCCCCATCAGCAGGCATCCGGTCAGGCGGCGCAGCTCGCGGCAGGTCTCCTGCTGAAGCCGCTCCCACAGGGCGTCGGCGTGCTTGAGCAGCGGCACGTACCGGGAGTCCTCGAAGTGGGCGCTGCGGAAGATCCGCGTCTCGCCGCCCGCGGCGCTGCGGTCGTGGCCAGGGGCGAAACGGTCGTATCCGACGACCTCGGCCCCGCGGGCGGCCAGCCGCCAGGCGGCCTGGCTGCCCATCGTCCCGACGCCGACGACCGCGACGCGCTTCCTGGCTGCCACAGGTAGATCCTTTCGAGGAGAGGGACGCAGGCCATTGACCAGCGCTCCGGGTGATGGATTGGATTCGGGGAACGGCCCGCTCCGCGTGTCGGGCCTCGTGGTGCCGTGCCACAATGTGGAACGGCGTGCTACTATTTGGCATTATTAAGACGCGGCGGCTTCCCCGTCAAGAGGGTGTGTACCGGTGGTTACCTGCTATTTACCTGGGGAGATCTTGTGGAGATGAAGAGCGTGACGCGCAGCCTCCGGATCCTGGAAGCCGTCGCACAGCAGCAGCCGGTGACCGTGGGGGAGCTGGCCAAGCACTTCGGTCTCCCCAAATCGACGGTGCAGCGCACGCTGGTGACGCTGCACGAGGCCGGATGGCTGCGGGCCAGCCGGGGCGACACGACGCGGTGGGAGATCGGCGCGCGGGTGCTGGCCGTCCGCCCTGCCGCGCTGCAGGGCGCGAGCCTGTTCGCCGCCGCGCGCGAGCCCATGGAGCGCGTGCGTGACGAGGTCAACGAGACCGTCCACTTGTCGGTGCTCGACGGGCTGCAGGGCATGGTCGTGGTCGACCGTGTCGATTGCGATCGAGCGGTGCGCACGTTCATCGAGATCGGCGGCACCTCGCCGCTGCACGCGACCGCGGTCGGCCAGGCGGTGCTCGCCCACCTGCGCGCGAACGACGTGAACGAGGTCGTCGCGCGCGGGCTGGAGAGCTACGGTGAGGCGACCGTCACCGACCCCGACGAGCTGCGCGCCAAGCTGGCACAGGTGCGGAGCGACGGGTACGCGGTCAACCGCAACCAGTACCGTGCGGACGTCTGCGCCATCGCCGCGCCCATCCTGGAGGCGGACGGCACGCCGCTCGCCGCGGTGGCGGTGTCCATGCCGGACTCGCGCTTCGACGAGGACCGGCTGCCCGAGCTGGGCCGCCTGGTCGCCGAGACGGCGGCGGAGATCACCGCCCGCCGGCTCAGCCGGTGACGTACCCCCTTCCCTTGTCCACGACGTTGCGCAGCGGCCGACCGGCGAGGTAACGGCGCAGGTTGTCGAGGAACAGCTCGGCTTGTGCCTCCCGCCAGCCGTGCACGTCACCTGCCATGTGCGGCGAGACGATCATCCCGGGCAGGTCCCACAGCGGCGAGTCGCTCGGTAGCGGCTCGTCGTCGAAGACGTCCAGCGCGGCTCCCGCGAGCCGCCTGCCGCGCAGTGCCTCCACGAGGGCGTCCTGCACGACCAGCCCGCCGCGGCCCACGTTGACGAGCCGGGCGGTGGGTTTCATCGCCCGCAGCGCCCGCTCGTCGATCATCCCGCGCGTCTGCGGGGTGAGGGGTGCGGCCAGGACGACGTAGTCGGCCTCGCTGAGCACGGTGAGCAGCTCGCCGCTGCCGTGCACGGTCCCGAAGTCGGGATCGCCGGATCGTCCGGTACGGCCCGCGCCGCTGACCCGCATCTTGGTGGCACGCAGCTGGCGGGCGATGGCTCGGCCGATCGGGCCCGTGCCGACCACCAGCGCGGTCCGGCCGCCGATCCGCTCGCTCTCCCGCCATCGCCACTCGCGCCGCCGCTGGTGAGCGAGAGTGCTCGACAGGTCTTTCGCCATGGCGAGGATCAGTCCGAGGACGTACTCGGCGATCGCCTCGTCATAGATGCCGCGCGAGTTGGTCAAAGTGAGTCCAGGGTCGCGTACCAGCGCGTCGAACAGCACGTGTTCCACGCCGGTGGCGGCCACGTGGACCCAGCGCGGCGCGAGCGCGGGATCCGCCGGCCAGGCGCGCGTGATGCCGGTGAACCCGGCACCGCCCACGAGCAGCACGTCCGCGCCGGGCAGGGCGTCCGCCAGGCAGTCCTCGCCGACGTGGCGGACGTCGGCGAGCGCCTCGACGCGTTCGGGGTGCGGCAGCGGCGTGCCGTCGTGCAGGGCGACCAGGAGGGGACGGCCGTTCACGCCGGTATGGCCAGGTACTTGTACTCGAGGAACTCCTCGATGCCGACCCGGCCGCCCTCCCTGCCCAGCCCCGACTGCTTGACGCCGCCGAAGGGCGCCGCCGGGTTGGACACCAGCCCGGTGTTGAGGCCGACCATGCCCACCTCCAGCCGCTCGCCCACCCGCAAGGCGCGGCCCAGATCCCGGGTGAACACGTACGCGACCAGCCCCCACTCGGTGTCGTTGGCGGCCCTGACGACCTCGTCCTCGTCGTCGAACGTCAGCACGGCCGCCACCGGCCCGAAGATCTCCGTGCCCAGCAGCCGGGAACCCGGGTCGACGCCCATGAGGACCGTGGGCGGGTAGAAGCAGCCGGGACCGTCCGGGATCTCGCCGCCGACCAGCACCTTCGCGCCGCGCTCGACGGCGTCGGCGACCAGGTCGGCGACCTTGGCCCGGCCCGCCCGGTCGATGAGCGGGCCGACGTCCACGCCGGGCTCGGTGCCCGGCCCCACGACCAGCGACCCCATGCGCTCGGCGAGCCGTGCCGCGAACTCGTCGGCGACGGAGGAATGCACGAAGAACCGGTTGGCGGCGGTGCACGCCTCGCCCATGTTGCGCATCTTCGCCACCATCGCGCCGTCCACGGCCACGTTCAGGTCGGCGTCGCCGAAGACGATGAACGGCGCATTGCCGCCCAGCTCCATGGAGGTGCGGACGACGGTGCCGGCGCACTGGGCCAGCAACGTGCGGCCCACCTGCGTGGATCCGGTGAAGGACAGCTTGCGGATGCGTCCGCCGCGCAGCATCGGCTCGACCAGCGCGCCGGGATCGGAGGTGGGGATGACGTTCAGCACCCCGTCGGGCAGTCCCGCCTCCCGCAGAATGGCGGCCAGCGCGAGACTCGACAGCGGCGTCTGCGGCGCCGGCTTGAGCACCATCGTGCAGCCGGCGGCGATCGCCGGGCCGATCTTGCGGGTGCCCATGGCGAGGGGGAAGTTCCAGGGGGTGATCAGCAGGCAGGGCCCGACCGGGCGGCGCATGAGCAGCATGCGGTTGCGGCCGTCGGGCAATGTGCCGT includes:
- a CDS encoding NAD-dependent succinate-semialdehyde dehydrogenase, whose protein sequence is MTSPIDQVPKRLFIAGQWADAASGATMPVEDPATGQVLCHVADAGPEDGRRAEEAAVAAQEEWARTAPRARSEILRRAYDIIMSRTDELALLMTSEMGKSLAEARGEVAYAAEFFRWFSEEAVRIEGAYGTLPDGRNRMLLMRRPVGPCLLITPWNFPLAMGTRKIGPAIAAGCTMVLKPAPQTPLSSLALAAILREAGLPDGVLNVIPTSDPGALVEPMLRGGRIRKLSFTGSTQVGRTLLAQCAGTVVRTSMELGGNAPFIVFGDADLNVAVDGAMVAKMRNMGEACTAANRFFVHSSVADEFAARLAERMGSLVVGPGTEPGVDVGPLIDRAGRAKVADLVADAVERGAKVLVGGEIPDGPGCFYPPTVLMGVDPGSRLLGTEIFGPVAAVLTFDDEDEVVRAANDTEWGLVAYVFTRDLGRALRVGERLEVGMVGLNTGLVSNPAAPFGGVKQSGLGREGGRVGIEEFLEYKYLAIPA
- the solA gene encoding N-methyl-L-tryptophan oxidase, with amino-acid sequence MAARKRVAVVGVGTMGSQAAWRLAARGAEVVGYDRFAPGHDRSAAGGETRIFRSAHFEDSRYVPLLKHADALWERLQQETCRELRRLTGCLLMGPTEHHQMATVLESIAEHDLDHEVIDAEALAKRFPQYRLEDGDAAVLDRRAGLIRPELTVQTAARRAEQLGARIHRYTPVREITPVAGGVEVSTDSGSERFDAVVVTVGPWVNDLLPDLPWEVDIRRLISAWYVPTTDAWFGEERPAFIRTAPTHCYGLPSPDGVSVKVGLSRDLHRPAGDPNALDRTVQPEELEIFTELLRRHLPDLHPDPTRLSVYMEGYTESSRPLVGPLPGAGNENVILLAGFSGHGFKLSPAFGDIAADLALDGTSSQPIDFVSTVGRTAA
- a CDS encoding IclR family transcriptional regulator, with the protein product MTRSLRILEAVAQQQPVTVGELAKHFGLPKSTVQRTLVTLHEAGWLRASRGDTTRWEIGARVLAVRPAALQGASLFAAAREPMERVRDEVNETVHLSVLDGLQGMVVVDRVDCDRAVRTFIEIGGTSPLHATAVGQAVLAHLRANDVNEVVARGLESYGEATVTDPDELRAKLAQVRSDGYAVNRNQYRADVCAIAAPILEADGTPLAAVAVSMPDSRFDEDRLPELGRLVAETAAEITARRLSR
- the solA gene encoding N-methyl-L-tryptophan oxidase, translated to MATRKRVAVVGTGTVGSQAAWRLAARGAEVVAYDRFAPGHDRSAAGGETRVFRSVQTDDGRYVPLVRHADALWKQLQAETGRELRRLTGCLFMGPADDPEMRTIMDVIAEHGLDHELIDAEALAKRFPQFRVDDGDLAVLDPHAGYIRPELSVQTAARRAEELGARIRRYTPVREINPVGGGGVEIRTDGDTERFDAAVVTPGPWVGDLLPDLPWEVSVYRAISAWFLPNEEHHAGDERPAFIRRGGIPFYGIPSPDGLSVKLGLPQAHHRPVDDPNRLERAVAPEELEIFTEIVRRHLPGLNPNPVRLAAFMEGYTGSTRPLVGPLPGCDDIVLLAGFSGQGFKMSPAMGDLAADLALDGHTDLPIEFMTTLGRTAA
- a CDS encoding D-2-hydroxyacid dehydrogenase: MNGRPLLVALHDGTPLPHPERVEALADVRHVGEDCLADALPGADVLLVGGAGFTGITRAWPADPALAPRWVHVAATGVEHVLFDALVRDPGLTLTNSRGIYDEAIAEYVLGLILAMAKDLSSTLAHQRRREWRWRESERIGGRTALVVGTGPIGRAIARQLRATKMRVSGAGRTGRSGDPDFGTVHGSGELLTVLSEADYVVLAAPLTPQTRGMIDERALRAMKPTARLVNVGRGGLVVQDALVEALRGRRLAGAALDVFDDEPLPSDSPLWDLPGMIVSPHMAGDVHGWREAQAELFLDNLRRYLAGRPLRNVVDKGRGYVTG